The region AACCATAATTTAATGCTTTTTGAATGAAAACATTACCAATGTAAAATACATTTATTTTTTATTTGAGAATTATCACCTCAATCACATGAGAATAAATTTCTTAACAAACTTATATATTTTGCAACTACTTTGAATAAAATATTACATGAGGAGTTGTTTCTTATGAAGTCTATAATCATAAAAATCATTTTAATTTTAGAGTTTATTATTTATATTACATTTACATATAATGATTTAAACTATAAAAACTTATATACAAATACTTCTTTTATAAAGTATATCGGAATATTACTCTGCTTACTTTTGTCTTTTTTGATAGGTAATGATGGATATAGTAAAAAAGACTCAACCCTGCTGCAATTTGCACTAATACTGACAGCCTTAGCTGATTTGTGCCTAGTAATTTTAAATAAAACTATCCCCGGAGTATTCTTTTTTTGCCTCGTACAGATTACATATATAACCCGCTATAGTGGTGGCAAGCTACATCTTAAAAATATCTATACTATAGTAATACTTGTCATATTATCTGTATTTACTTCTAAAACTTATATACATATCATAGATAGTAGACTTTTATTTATAGCAAGCATTTATGCAATTTTACTGCCTTATAGTGTTTATACTTCCTATAAAA is a window of Clostridium pasteurianum DNA encoding:
- a CDS encoding lysoplasmalogenase family protein; this encodes MKSIIIKIILILEFIIYITFTYNDLNYKNLYTNTSFIKYIGILLCLLLSFLIGNDGYSKKDSTLLQFALILTALADLCLVILNKTIPGVFFFCLVQITYITRYSGGKLHLKNIYTIVILVILSVFTSKTYIHIIDSRLLFIASIYAILLPYSVYTSYKTLKRKIYPKDNCYLVSIAMTLFLLCDINVGISHTFLNHNGISTLLVWTFYLPSQVLLALSGYDFKKELSH